From Toxorhynchites rutilus septentrionalis strain SRP chromosome 2, ASM2978413v1, whole genome shotgun sequence, a single genomic window includes:
- the LOC129771487 gene encoding uncharacterized protein LOC129771487, protein MDLKHLTPEELDFELMVRTVKGLRGQDHKGKMSRLFELLSKEDTEGTPAPTSSTHVLPDVDSIYQCQAKLPPILQAVESALRQKDELQAKICRSRLMHYKFRLSIISDPMITSSAMKTLTKIDSTLDKLNEFLANFGEGEIAEEKELRKNPDEIPGDTDTQQRLKITQLQSSLKESSHHQQLLEQESQQQLYQQEMQQQKVQPMSEEAYEQRQYQQIQEPQAAAHLHQQQLHNEQQFKLQQQRHEQQLQQALHQMQQQHQRLEQQLHQEQVRRQGIEQQLQDQLNQRIPVAGLRSNNAIWDPHQQNHPSFLQQVPEMDNIPPHLRDDFLRFLTSRNRPSTPRTSIQHSIANRFTQPVHKWPFEYAGQSNIIQLGEFLNQVNTYADTEGMDEQTLLRSIKHLLKGRALQWYTRSYLTLTTWEIFKTEIKQEFLSPNYSEIVKQDLYLRFQGPNESFTSFYRDLVAAFEIVEPAISESEKLFIIKSHLNSDFSPIAAASRACKVRDLVAVCKDFEVSRSYSSRGRTSTTFRTVWTKHESSGFHRPTTGRMDTANRPMFNRQPYNTAQVHAMELNQDIDEELDSADIQEREAFQQDMAFRNEAAANTAQEVNAVRGLNNWREESSSNSRDHLVRESNINRNMAQENNINRNLIPVILCWQCDNPGHTYLNCPHPKRFLFCYSCGKKGCTTRNCETCMLRWRQLDSRNNSKNLGNRNRENPQ, encoded by the coding sequence ATGGATTTGAAGCACCTCACGCCAGAGGAATTGGACTTTGAACTGATGGTGAGAACAGTGAAAGGATTGAGAGGACAGGATCATAAGGGAAAGATGTCAAGGTTATTTGAATTGCTGAGCAAAGAAGATACTGAAGGAACACCTGCACCTACATCATCAACACACGTTTTGCCAGATGTTGACAGCATATATCAATGCCAAGCGAAGTTGCCTCCAATTCTACAGGCTGTGGAATCCGCTCTACGACAAAAGGATGAGCTCCAAGCGAAAATATGTAGATCCAGACTGATGCACTATAAATTCAGGCTATCCATCATATCGGACCCAATGATAACTTCCAGCGCTATGAAGACGCTGACCAAGATTGACAGCACTCTGGATAAACTCAATGAGTTTCTAGCCAATTTTGGTGAAGGTGAAATTGCGGAAGAAAAAGAACTTAGAAAGAACCCCGACGAGATACCGGGAGATACGGACACGCAGCAGAGACTAAAGATCACGCAGCTACAATCAAGTTTGAAGGAATCGTCTCATCATCAACAGCTGCTAGAGCAGGAGTCCCAACAACAACTATATCAGCAAGAAATGCAGCAGCAGAAAGTACAGCCGATGTCGGAAGAAGCGTATGAACAGCGGCAGTATCAACAAATACAGGAACCACAAGCCGCAGCACATTTACATCAGCAACAGCTGCACAATGAACAACAGTTCAAACTACAACAACAAAGACACGAACAACAACTGCAACAAGCACTGCATCAGATGCAGCAACAACATCAGCGTTTAGAACAACAACTACATCAAGAACAAGTTAGACGGCAGGGAATCGAGCAACAGCTGCAGGACCAATTAAACCAACGTATTCCTGTAGCGGGGCTCCGAAGCAACAATGCAATCTGGGACCCACATCAACAAAATCATCCTAGTTTCCTACAACAGGTCCCAGAAATGGACAATATTCCACCTCATTTGCGGGATGACTTCCTACGGTTCCTAACATCTCGAAATAGGCCTAGTACACCGAGAACATCAATTCAACACTCAATTGCAAACAGGTTCACACAACCAGTGCACAAATGGCCATTCGAATACGCTGGTCAATCGAACATCATCCAGTTGGGAGAGTTCCTGAATCAAGTTAATACCTATGCAGATACGGAAGGGATGGATGAGCAAACTCTGCTACGATCCATCAAGCATTTGCTCAAGGGACGAGCGCTCCAGTGGTACACTCGATCGTACCTCACTCTTACAACTTGGGAAATATTCAAGACGGAGATCAAGCAAGAATTCTTATCCCCTAATTATTCCGAAATCGTAAAGCAAGACCTATACCTGCGCTTCCAAGGGCCAAACGAGTCATTCACCAGCTTTTACCGTGACTTAGTAGCTGCTTTCGAGATTGTTGAACCTGCGATTTCGGAATCTGAAAAACTGTTTATTATTAAGTCCCACTTGAACTCCGACTTCTCACCAATTGCTGCGGCTTCAAGGGCGTGCAAAGTTCGCGATTTGGTCGCTGTTTGCAAGGACTTCGAAGTTTCCAGATCCTACTCATCTCGAGGTCGTACTTCTACCACATTTCGCACCGTGTGGACCAAACATGAGTCCTCGGGTTTCCATCGTCCCACAACCGGCAGGATGGACACGGCAAATCGGCCGATGTTCAACAGACAGCCATACAACACAGCTCAGGTCCACGCGATGGAGTTGAACCAAGACATCGATGAAGAGTTGGACTCAGCAGACATCCAGGAACGAGAAGCTTTCCAGCAGGACATGGCGTTCAGGAACGAAGCGGCAGCTAATACCGCCCAAGAGGTTAACGCTGTCCGAGGACTAAATAACTGGAGAGAAGAATCGTCATCCAATTCGAGAGATCATCTCGTCAGGGAAAGCAACATAAATAGAAATATGGCCCAAGAAAATAACATCAACAGAAATCTCATCCCGGTCATACTATGTTGGCAATGTGACAACCCTGGTCATACCTACCTAAATTGTCCACACCCAAAACGTTTTCTGTTTTGCTACAGTTGTGGGAAAAAAGGCTGTACGACGCGCAATTGCGAAACTTGTATGCTGCGATGGAGGCAACTGGATTCTCGGAACAACTCCAAAAACTTGGGAAACCGGAACAGGGAGAACCCGCAGTAA
- the LOC129771490 gene encoding histone-lysine N-methyltransferase MECOM-like, which yields MLICRACGGSLSDPNVYQNLEEFVTIYLNLTGIELGDQEDPTKLKVCKECVEKLVEYDRFRTICLQVHWGLQTVKIELKQEFYPETVLLDLECKPLSFEKGSEKDEFSDDDGEKTSAGSDSNDDIENEGLKLAAEKDDNEVVQLIQEDPESTQSLDQQDIKSESELKKNTDISQGQKKKRAKWGSLKKREIKEPTKVYSCDRCPRKFKVLSRFTGHKRKHDGLKPFDCKICGKDFENWNNLKTHHIQKHTENKISLPCDHPGCDQVFATRQGLKRHRLRTHDPNYVIPEQTRFVCDTCGKTFSTNGILKKHKYSHAPDETPFVCTICSKKFCTSDKLRIHTMRHEGVKNHKCPFCGMRKTTMYEVKKHINNVHTKDRVTRTYPCDICPSVFSNSGNLNRHVNIVHLEMKPFVCTVCERAFGKSDHLKRHMKTHNRSSTTLSSTVSDSEQFSSILF from the exons ATGTTGATTTGTCGAGCGTGTGGTGGAAGCTTATCGGATCCGAATGTATACCAAAATCTTGAGGAGTTCGTCACTATATATTTGAACCTTACCGGCATAGAG CTGGGTGATCAAGAGGATCCTACCAAACTTAAAGTTTGTAAAGAATGCGTGGAAAAGCTAGTGGAATATGATCGCTTCCGAACAATTTGTCTTCAGGTTCATTGGGGTTTGCAAACTGTT aaaattgaattgaaacagGAATTTTATCCGGAAACAGTTTTGTTAGATTTGGAATGCAAACCATTGAGTTTTGAAAAAGGAAGTGAGAAGGATGAATTCAGCGACGACGATGGAGAGAAAACTTCTGCAGGCAGTGATTCTAATGATGACATTGAGAATGAAGGCTTGAAATTGGCCGCTGAGAAAGATGACAATGAAGTTGTTCAATTAATTCAGGAAGACCCTGAAAGCACTCAAAGCTTGGATCAGCAAGACATCAAATCGGAAAGTGAGTTGAAGAAAAACACTGACATTTCACAGGGGCAAAAGAAAAAGCGGGCGAAATGGGGAAGTTTGAAAAAGCGTGAGATTAAGGAACCAACGAAAGTATATAGTTGCGATCGTTGTCCCAGGAAGTTTAAAGTTCTTTCCAGGTTTACTGGTCACAAACGCAAACATGATGGACTCAAGCCGTTCGATTGCAAAATCTGCGGTAAAGACTTCGAGAATTGGAACAATCTGAAAACGCATCATATCCAAAAACATACGGAGAACAAAATATCATTACCCTGTGACCATCCAGGCTGTGACCAAGTGTTCGCAACTAGACAGGGGCTCAAAAGACACCGATTAAGAACCCATGATCCGAATTACGTGATACCGGAACAAACGCGCTTTGTTTGTGACACATGTGGTAAAACTTTCTCAACTAACGGGATACTCAAGAAGCATAAGTATTCTCACGCACCGGATGAGACACCATTCGTTTGCACGATTTGCTCGAAAAAATTTTGTACCTCGGACAAATTGAGGATACACACAATGCGACATGAAGGTGTAAAGAACCATAAATGCCCATTTTGTGGTATGCGGAAAACCACAATGTATGAGGTGAAGAAACACATCAACAATGTGCATACGAAAGATCGTGTTACGCGCACATATCCGTGTGACATTTGTCCGTCAGTTTTCAGCAATAGCG GTAACCTAAATCGTCATGTAAACATTGTTCACTTGGAGATGAAACCTTTTGTTTGTACAGTTTGTGAACGAGCCTTTGGCAAAAGCGATCACCTGAAGCGACACATGAAAACCCACAACAGATCGAGCACCACTCTATCTTCAACTGTATCAGATTCAGAACAATTTTCTAGTATTctgttttaa
- the LOC129771488 gene encoding nucleolar protein 9, with product MEQDSADVAASTHGTNHFKNRSKKRKSAGKRFLQNAKGFGRKNSFGRGAELEQDEYNYFLEILEALGTLQDAEERSTMANNVYEQIQGKEIKTSSNQLSSRVLENLLGYTEEATFERLMEVFGENLRVVCCDKFASHVLQKMLFVAMLRCVGELQSETEAKFALGNKKRKLQIDDEMVFNLNHSAFGEGHRKTCGKFVKKMAKFLLNNLEEFVWDSFGNYVIRQCVLNLAGIAELKVTKRESSEQMKLIVPDKWFKLISEFSLRLLSWPQFPEFPYNEFTSVLLQNILMALKQSGDLFQLLQIGEKLLNESFLLVVNDDSVEKEDVEDKPKLPKVFQQDSSVRLLEVLLLVVDPEFLKDNLFKKLFQGKIAELSKTPATNFAVQKLLDTIFDKHILEHMFSELDDGLEGILQLGHTGVVAALANACNRLSCQQGKFIKLLLDALHCSEVSGEKLLTSILKLMPPEVAAKQESTSIHLHGSMILQAVLEFNKPIKIVTAILDTKNDRLVKIFTDPKGSFIVNAFVQSKFVGEKSREKIIRHLEGCFMDLALSSHGSRVLELLYEVAGPAQKEAIVRELSERVAQLNSKPWGAIVNRKLLIDTYRKNPSQWKRSFSFDSKKEKLFDKILEPSSETKKRKL from the coding sequence ATGGAACAGGATAGTGCGGATGTAGCAGCCAGCACGCATGGAACGAATCATTTTAAAAATCGCTCCAAAAAGCGTAAATCCGCCGGCAAACGATTCCTTCAAAACGCAAAAGGATTCGGACGGAAGAATAGTTTTGGACGGGGTGCCGAACTCGAGCAAGATGAGTACAATTATTTCCTGGAAATATTGGAAGCCCTAGGGACGCTGCAGGATGCGGAGGAACGTTCGACCATGGCGAACAATGTGTACGAACAAATCCAGGGCAAGGAGATCAAGACTTCTTCCAACCAGCTGAGTAGTCGGGTCCTGGAGAATCTGCTTGGCTACACGGAAGAGGCTACGTTCGAGCGTTTAATGGAGGTGTTCGGCGAAAATTTGCGTGTGGTTTGCTGTGACAAATTTGCCTCCCATGTGCTTCAGAAGATGCTCTTTGTTGCCATGTTGAGATGTGTTGGAGAGCTACAGTCGGAAACGGAAGCAAAATTTGCACTTGGGAATAAAAAACGTAAGTTGCAGATCGACGATGAGATGGTTTTCAATTTGAATCACAGTGCTTTCGGTGAGGGACATCGAAAAACTTGTGGTAAATTTGTCAAGAAGATGGCGAAGTTTCTGTTGAACAATCTCGAGGAATTCGTTTGGGATTCATTCGGGAACTACGTGATCCGGCAGTGCGTCTTGAACTTGGCGGGTATCGCTGAGCTAAAAGTGACTAAAAGAGAATCGTCAGAGCAGATGAAATTGATAGTTCCcgataaatggtttaaattgataagTGAGTTCAGCTTACGACTGTTAAGTTGGCCGCAATTCCCCGAATTTCCGTACAATGAATTCACATCAGTTTTGCTCCAAAACATTTTAATGGCCTTGAAACAAAGCGGAGATTTGTTCCAGTTACTCCAGATCGGCGAAAAACTGTTGAATGAGAGTTTTTTGTTGGTGGTAAATGATGATTCTGTTGAAAAAGAAGATGTCGAAGATAAGCCCAAACTTCCAAAAGTGTTTCAGCAGGATAGTTCAGTTCGGTTGCTGGAAGTTCTCCTATTGGTTGTCGACCCGGAATTTCTCAAAgacaatttattcaaaaaactcTTCCAAGGAAAAATAGCAGAGTTAAGTAAAACGCCTGCGACAAATTTTGCTGTGCAGAAATTGTTGGATACAATTTTCGACAAACATATTCTTGAGCACATGTTCTCTGAACTGGACGATGGATTGGAGGGGATTTTACAGCTTGGCCATACGGGAGTAGTGGCAGCGCTGGCGAATGCTTGTAACCGTTTGTCCTGTCAGCAGGGAAAGTTTATTAAGCTTCTGCTAGATGCTCTTCACTGTTCGGAAGTCTCAGGAGAGAAACTTCTAACATCGATTCTAAAGCTTATGCCCCCAGAAGTTGCTGCCAAACAGGAATCCACAAGCATCCATTTACACGGGTCCATGATCCTTCAGGCAGTACTGGAATTCAACAAGCCAATAAAAATTGTGACCGCAATTCTCGATACGAAAAACGATCGATTGGTCAAGATATTCACGGATCCGAAGGGTTCCTTCATTGTGAACGCATTTGTGCAATCTAAATTCGTGGGTGAAAAATCTCGTGAGAAAATCATCCGGCATTTGGAAGGATGTTTTATGGATTTGGCGTTGTCATCGCACGGTTCCCGAGTTTTGGAACTCCTGTATGAAGTCGCAGGACCAGCACAGAAGGAAGCGATCGTTAGGGAACTATCGGAGCGGGTTGCACAGCTCAACAGCAAACCCTGGGGAGCGATTGTCAATCGGAAACTGTTGATTGACACCTATCGGAAAAATCCCAGCCAGTGGAAAAGATCGTTTTCTTTCGATAGTAAAAAGGAGAAACTGTTCGATAAAATTCTCGAACCAAGCAGTGAGACTAAGAAGCgtaaattataa